The Lycium ferocissimum isolate CSIRO_LF1 chromosome 10, AGI_CSIRO_Lferr_CH_V1, whole genome shotgun sequence genome window below encodes:
- the LOC132035582 gene encoding uncharacterized protein LOC132035582, translating into MIPDDIDRAVGPGDRDIVNYYGLTMRSIISFREGKWQKIVLKYCEAMWLRVKRKFEVCGGLHEHKLQGFVISSMQRLFRAWKAQLHTDYLRYATDEERLSHRPEDFQLED; encoded by the exons ATGATTCCAGATGACATTGATAGAGCAGTGGGTCCTGGGGATAGAGATATTGTTAATTACTATGGTTTGACCATGAGGAGCATTATCTCGTTCCGAGAGGGGAAGTGGCAAAAGATTGTTTTGAAATACTGCGAAGCAATGTGGTTGAGGGTCAAG AGAAAATTTGAAGTTTGTGGTGGACTGCATGAGCATAAGTTGCAAGGCTTTGTGATAAGTAGTATGCAAAGGCTTTTTAGAGCATGGAAAGCTCAATTGCACACTGACTACCTCCGTTATGCTACTGATGAAGAGAGATTGTCTCATCGACCTGAGGATTTTCAGTTGGAGGACTAG